Within the Bombus vancouverensis nearcticus chromosome 10, iyBomVanc1_principal, whole genome shotgun sequence genome, the region GATGCTTCCTCCCTATTTTAAGCTTTAAAGTAGATGATACCACACCTTTCAGTTTATAAAATTGAGAtacatttttaaagaaatacacAGATGttgaatatttcaaagtttatTGTTCTTcattatgtgtatatatgtaaaaataaaaacaatattatttcatttttgaaaTCACTTCACatttgaaaaatgtaaaaataatcgaaacaaaatgataaaCTTTAAACTCGAAacttaagataaaaataaaatgtattccTTTGTCACTAAACATTTTTATCTGTTTATATGGAAATGAGATAGAAGTAAAATGAACTTATACGTCAAAATGACTTATATGTcatcaaatattttaaattacattttaatagGAATAGtggttttcatattttatttaatcgtaCAAGGAAGTTATCACAGCTTTATATTGCTTCAGATACTAGTATTTTCGCTCTCTGCAAGATCTTTCAAAGTGCTTGAATTCTCTACCTCCATGTTACATGCAGCAGAATGAGCAGCTTGTGCTTGCGGCGAAGTATCAGATTTTAAAATTTCGCGCAACGCCATAGTTGCATATGTAGAAGATTTTAAAGACATTTCTATTATTAAAGCTTTATATTGCCCCTctgaaaaattggaaaatttcacgCATATTTATTagcttttaataaaaaataaaaatatcttaatgtacgctgaaaaattgaaaaatatagcgGTGAAAGATTATACTTGGATCATTTTTTGGAGCTGATGACCTCCTCATTTCGTCCATATCGCACATAATAAGATCGCTATGTTTCTCCGAATAATGCGTAATGTTCCAAGATAAATTTGAAGGAATTTGCAATATCCTTCTATAGGCACCTCccaaattatattttctaaaattaaatagatataaaacataaaaaatattataacacaaaaataatAGGTCGAAAATTCATTTTTGGTAACTTACTTATTCTTCTGTCTCAGGTCAGTAGTTAATCCATCTTTTGCTAAAAACTCATCAAACCATGGTTTAGCATAAGGTGGGTATGTAACTTTCCAGCCAACTAGAGGCATTAATACATCTGCCAAAGTATAATTTGATAAATCTTCTTCTTCAAGAATTTTTACCATAGGAAGATTATATGAATCATCGCTTTCATCTTTTTCATTAGTAGTTCCACTTTGCTGTGTACTCTCGTCTATTTTAAGACAACATTCTGCAGCACCTGTTACTTCTTCTACCAAAGTATTTGATAATTCTTCAGATGCTTCAGAAGATTTCTCGATCTTTACGTCTACATCCATTTCGCTTTCAAGTCTACTTATTTTTTTAATAGGTTCTTCATTACCTTCAGTTGCAAGTTCGCTTCCATTATCATAAACAAATTCTCCTTCGTTATCATTAtgttttacattttttccatATACTAAATCCCCTACTATAGGATTTCTTCCAAATTCTTTTATCCTTCTTGATACCATATAATTCCATACAAAACTTTGATAGGCGTGAATATACATTAAGCGAGCATTCCTGGGTATTGAATCCAAAGCACCTTGAGGATTATGAATACCAGATATACTAAGACCCTTTAAAAGTGTAGCCTCTATTTTATCATATCTTCTAATCCTGTTATATGCAGCACTTGCATCTTTagttttttcatatatttttctagCTTCTACCAAGTCTTCGTCCTGTTCTTCTTCTCTAGGCTTCAAAATTAAATTGATCGCTTCGTTCCATTTACCTATTTTTtgtacaatacaaaatatatactcTTATATTAGACAAAGTTTGCACAAAATTAGAAAAGTTAAATTGTtgtgtaaattaaattaagagaATTACCTTGAAGTAAAGCTTTGCCTATTTCATAAGTTGGAATAGTAGCTACAGTACCAAATCTTTGCAGACCATAGTAATTTATAAATCCATGATCTCTCAAAGAAATCATGGTTTTTTCAATTTGCTCATCTGTTCCGCTGACGTTTCTCAAAGCAATTCTAAAGGAATTACCATTCAACATGCCTAGTTTCAAAGATTCTGTTTCAAATTTAAAGTTTCCTACATATGCTCCACGTACATTTTTTGCTGCTCTTAATATATCTGTGGGTAAAACTTTCCTGACACTAACCCATTGAGTAGTCCATGCTCTACGATCCTTTGTTCCAGCATAACTAAAATTATTTGGCCTTAAATGTAAATTCATGGCTAATTGATTCAGAGCATCCATTGTATCCATATTCACTTTGTGTAACAAAAAGTAACAATATTCTCCTCGCTTTTTCCAATCTACCCGTTTATCTCTCCGGAATTTACGACCTGAGGGCAAAATGTATCATATATAAAtcaataataatacaaattggATTGAAAATGGATATAACATACCAGCACtgctattatttttatttggtaAAATCATCATgatctttttattttccttatctATAGTTTGGCTAATAATATTCTTCATTGTCGTAGCAATTCTATGAATTGCTCTACGCTGATCCTTATCCATGTTCGTTACATCAATTTCCATGGTAGATTCTTCTGATTCTTTTAATTTCTGTAGTTGATTCCAAAGAGTATCCGATACCATCTTTTTTAAGTCTTGTAAATTTTTGTCATCTTCTCCATCTGATGGAATGTCTTGATTTGTTAATTTAGCGATTTGTCCATCAAGAGCAATTTCGTTAACATGAAAATCTGTATATCTTTCTTTAATAACACCAAAAAATCCATCATTTCCTATAAACTCTGTAATTCCAACATCGCATTCCTTTAGCCTGTTTCCAActttcaatttctttctttttccatttgaTTGGAAATTCGaccaattattaaaattacgttTAAAAGGTTTATtgccaaaattattatttcggaatcctttaaaaaaatttcaaacGTGAAAGGATTGGTTTcgcaaaaatgatatttaaaatatgtTTCTTCTGAAAGCT harbors:
- the Pus7 gene encoding pseudouridine synthase 7, encoding MSETVIKNTDSGNNLNHNIKQEFAQECTSEKYKKNFRKDNKWSGDYRKNRRSYNSGFRNNNFGNKPFKRNFNNWSNFQSNGKRKKLKVGNRLKECDVGITEFIGNDGFFGVIKERYTDFHVNEIALDGQIAKLTNQDIPSDGEDDKNLQDLKKMVSDTLWNQLQKLKESEESTMEIDVTNMDKDQRRAIHRIATTMKNIISQTIDKENKKIMMILPNKNNSSAGRKFRRDKRVDWKKRGEYCYFLLHKVNMDTMDALNQLAMNLHLRPNNFSYAGTKDRRAWTTQWVSVRKVLPTDILRAAKNVRGAYVGNFKFETESLKLGMLNGNSFRIALRNVSGTDEQIEKTMISLRDHGFINYYGLQRFGTVATIPTYEIGKALLQGKWNEAINLILKPREEEQDEDLVEARKIYEKTKDASAAYNRIRRYDKIEATLLKGLSISGIHNPQGALDSIPRNARLMYIHAYQSFVWNYMVSRRIKEFGRNPIVGDLVYGKNVKHNDNEGEFVYDNGSELATEGNEEPIKKISRLESEMDVDVKIEKSSEASEELSNTLVEEVTGAAECCLKIDESTQQSGTTNEKDESDDSYNLPMVKILEEEDLSNYTLADVLMPLVGWKVTYPPYAKPWFDEFLAKDGLTTDLRQKNKKYNLGGAYRRILQIPSNLSWNITHYSEKHSDLIMCDMDEMRRSSAPKNDPKGQYKALIIEMSLKSSTYATMALREILKSDTSPQAQAAHSAACNMEVENSSTLKDLAESENTSI